One Manihot esculenta cultivar AM560-2 chromosome 6, M.esculenta_v8, whole genome shotgun sequence DNA segment encodes these proteins:
- the LOC110617139 gene encoding protein TAPETUM DETERMINANT 1, translating into MRAFSKGRIAAVLVLLFSLILLSMPLYSTGTSYIEGRSTGSINSVSKGGNYTLFSPHRKLLRRSLAIVEPVRIAEKCTKADILIIQGATPPLPSGIPTYTVEIMNACASGCDISGIHLTCGWFSSANPINPNIFKRLSYNDCLVNDGKPLAVGGTISFVYASTYLYPMSVSSVFC; encoded by the exons ATGAGAGCCTTTTCAAAGGGTAGAATCGCCGCCGTTTTGGTTCTCCTCTTCTCCTTGATTCTATTATCCATGCCTCTTTATTCGACAG GTACGAGTTACATTGAAGGTAGATCCACGGGATCGATCAATTCAGTCTCCAAGGGAGGGAACTATACACTATTTTCTCCACATCGAAAGCTTCTTAGGCGCT CATTGGCAATTGTGGAACCTGTTAGAATAGCAGAAAAGTGTACGAAGGCCGATATTCTGATAATCCAGGGAGCCACACCTCCTCTTCCAAGCGGCATACCTACCTACACTGTGGAGATAATGAACGCGTGCGCCAGTGGCTGTGATATCTCGGGTATTCACCTTACCTGTGGCTGGTTCAGTTCTGCTAATCCCATCAATCCCAATATCTTCAAGCGCCTTAGCTACAATGATTGCCTTGTTAACGATGGCAAGCCCTTGGCAGTTGGTGGCACAATTTCCTTCGTTTATGCGAGTACTTACCTTTACCCGATGTCCGTCTCCTCAGTTTTCTGTTAG
- the LOC110617744 gene encoding glutamate-1-semialdehyde 2,1-aminomutase 2, chloroplastic: protein MAATITGVGIGLGLSCSSSENLSQRQRRNPSRRSSCCSVKMALSVEEKKIYTLKKSEEAFNVAKELMPGGVNSPVRAFKSVGGQPIVMDSVKGSRMRDIDGNEYIDYVGSWGPAIIGHADDQVLAALAETMKKGTSFGAPCLLENVLAEMVIKAVPSIEMVRFVNSGTEACMGVLRLARAFTGREKLIKFEGCYHGHADPFLVKAGSGVATLGLPDSPGVPKAATYETLTAPFNDLAAVENLFEANKGEIAAIILEPVVGNSGFIAPKPDFLNAIREITKENDALLIFDEVMTGFRLSYGGAQEYFGITPDLTTLGKIIGGGLPVGAYGGRREIMEMVAPAGPMYQAGTLSGNPLAMTAGIHTLKRLQQPGSYEYLDKITGELVQGILDAGKRAGHALCGGHISGMFGFFFTEGPVYNFGDAKKSDTAKFAKFYRGMLEEGVYLAPSQFEAGFTSLAHTAEDIQHTIAAADKVFRRI from the exons ATGGCTGCTACGATCACCGGCGTAGGAATTGGATTAGGGTTGTCATGTTCTTCTTCTGAGAATCTCTCCCAAAGACAAAGACGAAATCCTTCCCGGAGATCGTCTTGTTGCAGCGTGAAAATGGCGCTCTCTGTGGAAGAGAAGAAGATTTACACTCTCAAAAAATCTGAAGAAGCTTTCAATGTCGCCAAG GAGCTGATGCCGGGAGGTGTAAATTCACCTGTAAGGGCTTTTAAATCCGTTGGCGGACAACCTATAGTGATGGATTCTGTGAAAGGCTCTCGCATGCGGGACATTGACGGCAATGAGTACATCGACTATGTTGGTTCTTGGGGTCCAGCAATAATTGGCCATGCGGATGATCAG GTACTTGCAGCCTTGGCTGAAACGATGAAGAAAGGTACCAGCTTTGGTGCCCCTTGTCTTCTAGAGAATGTCCTAGCAGAGATGGTGATCAAAGCAGTTCCAAGCATAGAAATGGTACGATTTGTCAATTCAGGCACAGAGGCTTGCATGGGTGTTCTTCGCCTAGCCCGTGCCTTCACTGGACGGGAGAAGCTTATCAAGTTTGAGGGTTGTTACCATGGACATGCTGATCCCTTCCTTGTCAAGGCAGGAAGTGGTGTTGCTACATTAGGCCTGCCAGACTCTCCTGGTGTGCCCAAGGCAGCAACATATGAAACTCTAACAGCCCCCTTCAATGACTTGGCTGCAGTGGAAAATCTTTTTGAGGCAAACAAAGGAGAGATCGCAGCAATAATCCTTGAACCTGTTGTTGGAAATTCTGGTTTTATTGCACCTAAACCAGACTTCCTTAATGCCATACGTGAGATAACCAAGGAAAATGATGCTCTTCTAATATTTGATGAAGTTATGACTGGATTCCGTTTGTCATATGGTGGAGCTCAGGAGTATTTTGGCATAACTCCTGATCTAACTACGCTTGGTAAAATCATTGGTGGTGGTCTACCAGTTGGTGCATATGGGGGAAGGAGGGAGATCATGGAGATGGTTGCACCTGCAGGGCCAATGTACCAGGCTGGGACTTTGAGTGGAAATCCATTGGCAATGACTGCAGGGATACACACTCTAAAGCGGTTGCAGCAGCCAGGAAGTTATGAATACTTGGATAAGATCACAGGTGAACTTGTGCAAGGAATTTTGGATGCTGGCAAGAGGGCTGGGCATGCTCTATGTGGTGGGCATATAAGTGGGATGTTTGGCTTTTTCTTCACGGAAGGACCCGTTTACAACTTCGGTGATGCTAAGAAAAGCGACACTGCAAAATTTGCCAAGTTTTACCGAGGAATGCTGGAGGAAGGTGTATACTTGGCTCCTTCACAATTTGAGGCTGGGTTTACAAGCTTGGCACATACTGCCGAAGACATCCAACATACAATAGCAGCCGCTGATAAAGTTTTCCGGCGGATTTAG
- the LOC110617745 gene encoding membrane-anchored ubiquitin-fold protein 3, which translates to MPEEDLVDIKFRLYDGSDIGPFRYSSASTVDMLKQRIISDWPKGKTVTPKAVNEVKLISSGKILDNNKTVGQSRTPFGEVAAGIIIMHVVVQPSLVKMKTEKKINDSPRKLVCSCSIL; encoded by the exons ATGCCGGAAGAGGATTTAGTCGACATAAAGTTTAGGCTTTATGATGGGTCTGATATCGGGCCGTTCCGGTACTCATCGGCATCGACGGTGGATATGCTTAAGCAGAGAATTATATCCGATTGGCCCAAAG GTAAAACAGTTACTCCAAAGGCAGTGAATGAAGTGAAACTGATTAGCTCTGGTAAAATTTTGGATAACAACAAAACAGTGGGCCAGTCTAGAACACCTTTTGGTGAAGTTGCTGCAGGAATCATCATTATGCATGTTGTTGTACAGCCATCTCTAGTAAAAATGAAAACAG AAAAGAAGATAAATGATTCTCCCAGGAAACTTGTGTGCTCATGTTCCATTTTATGA